A region of Jonquetella anthropi DSM 22815 DNA encodes the following proteins:
- a CDS encoding dicarboxylate/amino acid:cation symporter, producing the protein MNPFAKKPKVSLTNQILIATVLGLVLGHFIGPAIAPIKVVGDIFLRLIQMSVPIIILGAVTEAVGSINPKDLGKLGFKIALWFLIPTLIAAALRLAIGYIIQPGVGLPAMQLEQTVQPYTQSITTIITNFFPTNIIDSMAKGSMIQVIVFAMMLGVAISLISAETGDTKILDFVKALNVAVLRIIKIVMKTAPLGVGALMAWVAGSLGFQIIVPLAKYLGGMLLGVAIIMVVMILFTAAYVQVNPLKLAAKLANMTVVAATTTSSAISLPTKMNDSVNKLGVSERISGLVNPLGMVLNSTGQAMFLSLAAVLIAQFFHIDMPLPQMIQVVMLATLACMGTLAVPGGALVILPGSCRPSACRWKASPSLPASTGSAA; encoded by the coding sequence ATGAACCCCTTCGCGAAGAAACCGAAGGTATCTCTCACCAACCAGATCTTGATTGCCACCGTTCTTGGATTGGTCCTCGGGCACTTTATCGGCCCGGCGATCGCGCCGATTAAAGTCGTCGGGGATATCTTCCTGCGGCTCATCCAAATGTCCGTGCCGATCATCATTCTCGGCGCAGTCACAGAAGCCGTGGGGTCAATCAACCCCAAGGACTTGGGCAAGCTCGGATTTAAAATCGCGCTCTGGTTCCTGATTCCCACCCTCATTGCCGCGGCTCTCAGGCTCGCCATCGGCTACATTATTCAGCCCGGCGTCGGCCTGCCGGCCATGCAGCTGGAACAGACCGTTCAGCCCTACACGCAGAGCATTACCACCATCATCACCAACTTCTTCCCCACCAACATCATCGACTCGATGGCCAAGGGCTCAATGATTCAGGTCATCGTCTTCGCCATGATGCTCGGCGTCGCCATCAGCCTCATCTCCGCCGAGACTGGCGACACGAAAATTCTGGACTTCGTCAAAGCGCTGAACGTCGCCGTGCTGCGGATCATCAAAATCGTCATGAAGACGGCTCCTCTCGGCGTCGGCGCGCTCATGGCATGGGTTGCCGGATCCCTCGGCTTCCAGATCATCGTCCCGCTGGCCAAATACCTGGGCGGCATGCTGCTTGGCGTCGCCATCATCATGGTTGTCATGATCCTGTTCACCGCAGCGTACGTTCAAGTGAACCCGCTCAAGCTGGCCGCAAAACTCGCCAACATGACCGTCGTCGCCGCGACGACCACATCTTCGGCCATTTCGCTGCCCACCAAGATGAACGACAGCGTCAACAAGCTGGGCGTCAGCGAAAGGATTTCCGGCCTCGTCAACCCGCTGGGCATGGTGCTGAACAGCACCGGACAGGCCATGTTCTTGTCGCTCGCGGCCGTGCTCATCGCCCAGTTCTTTCACATTGACATGCCGCTGCCCCAGATGATTCAGGTCGTCATGCTGGCCACTCTCGCCTGCATGGGAACCCTCGCCGTCCCCGGCGGCGCGCTGGTCATTCTGCCGGGCTCATGCCGTCCCTCGGCCTGCCGCTGGAAGGCATCGCCATCATTGCCGGCGTCGACTGGTTCCGCGGCATGA